Proteins found in one Zea mays cultivar B73 chromosome 1, Zm-B73-REFERENCE-NAM-5.0, whole genome shotgun sequence genomic segment:
- the LOC103645709 gene encoding glycogen synthase kinase-3 homolog MsK-3 translates to MASAGVAPSRYKNSSSTSIGAEKLQDQMNELKIRDDKEVEVTIINGKGTETGHIIVTTTGGKNGQPKQTVSYMAERIVGQGSFGIVFQAKCLETGETVAIKKVLQDKRYKNHGIALGVPVDRLVKAADSVLVCFDLLVIVLDIQPAYVWL, encoded by the exons ATGGCTTCAGCTGGTGTAGCCCCATCTAGGTACAAAAACAGCAGCAGCACTAGCATTGGTGCCGAGAAGTTGCAAGATCAGATGAACGAGCTAAAGATTAGAGATGATAAG GAAGTTGAAGTAACCATAATTAATGGGAAAGGGACTGAAACTGGGCACATAATTGTCACCACTACTGGTGGCAAGAATGGTCAACCAAAACAG ACAGTGAGCTACATGGCTGAGCGCATTGTAGGTCAAGGTTCTTTTGGGATTGTCTTCCAG GCTAAGTGTTTGGAGACGGGTGAGACTGTTGCCATAAAGAAGGTTCTTCAGGATAAGCGTTACAAGAACCATGGGATT GCACTTGGAGTTCCTGTAGATAGACTCGTGAAAGCTGCTGATTCAGTTTTGGTATGTTTCGATTTGCTGGTCATTGTGCTCGATATACAGCCTGCATATGTTTGGCTGTAG